From a single Nostoc sp. MS1 genomic region:
- a CDS encoding dihydrolipoyl dehydrogenase family protein: METADVIVIGSGQGGIPLAVDFAKAGRNVVLFERDALGGSCINYGCTPSKAFLAAAHAAGRTRQAAKLGIHALLEVDFSTVMERVRSIRSQFNQGIKQRLESAGVRIVYAEAAFTGERTVSGGGVTVQAPIIVINTGTSSTIPQIPGLAGTPYLTNRNFFDLQQIPPRLLVVGGGYIALELGQGMARLGSQTELIVRGDRLLAQEESDVSAVLADAFEQDGIGLHFKATVQQVAYSNGVFTLTLNNGKVLDGEALLIATGRKPNTGALNSALTSVELDAQGFIKIDEQFQTTCPGIYAIADVAKQPAFTHVSWEDYRRLKAILCGEQRTRSDRVLGYAVYTEPQVGRVGMTLEQAHKQDIAAREVTLPMAHIARSIEWGHDLGFYRMVIDTHTNLILGATLVGYETAELVHVFLSLMEAKATWQILEQSVHIHPTYGEALPSLARLLVGDDMPTCPNM, from the coding sequence ATGGAAACAGCAGATGTAATTGTGATTGGAAGCGGTCAGGGCGGTATTCCACTTGCGGTTGACTTTGCCAAAGCAGGTCGAAATGTCGTTCTATTTGAGCGCGATGCGTTAGGCGGGAGTTGCATCAACTATGGCTGTACTCCTTCCAAAGCCTTTTTAGCTGCCGCTCATGCGGCAGGTCGCACTCGACAAGCTGCAAAGCTAGGCATACACGCACTCCTTGAAGTCGATTTTTCTACAGTGATGGAGCGTGTGCGTAGTATTCGCAGCCAGTTTAATCAAGGTATTAAGCAGCGATTAGAGAGTGCAGGGGTGAGAATTGTCTACGCTGAAGCCGCTTTCACTGGAGAGCGAACTGTGAGCGGAGGAGGTGTGACTGTGCAGGCTCCGATCATTGTCATCAACACAGGAACATCCTCTACTATTCCACAGATTCCTGGTTTAGCTGGAACTCCTTATCTAACTAACCGAAATTTCTTTGATTTGCAGCAAATTCCGCCCCGGTTGCTCGTGGTCGGCGGTGGCTATATTGCCCTGGAGTTAGGGCAGGGAATGGCGCGTTTAGGAAGTCAGACCGAATTAATTGTCAGGGGCGATCGCTTGCTGGCTCAAGAAGAATCTGATGTTAGTGCTGTGCTGGCTGATGCCTTTGAGCAAGATGGGATAGGACTGCATTTCAAGGCGACGGTTCAGCAGGTTGCTTACTCTAACGGTGTGTTTACCCTCACCCTAAACAATGGGAAAGTCCTTGATGGAGAAGCATTGCTAATTGCAACTGGGCGCAAACCGAATACTGGTGCATTAAATTCTGCGCTGACGAGCGTTGAATTAGATGCACAAGGGTTTATTAAAATTGACGAGCAGTTCCAAACTACTTGTCCTGGGATTTATGCGATCGCAGATGTTGCCAAGCAACCTGCTTTTACTCATGTTTCTTGGGAAGATTATCGTCGCTTGAAAGCCATTCTATGTGGCGAACAGAGGACACGCAGCGATCGCGTCTTAGGCTATGCCGTTTACACAGAGCCGCAAGTGGGCCGGGTGGGGATGACATTAGAACAGGCTCACAAACAGGATATTGCTGCACGCGAAGTCACCCTGCCGATGGCTCACATCGCCCGTAGCATTGAGTGGGGGCATGATCTAGGTTTCTATCGCATGGTTATCGACACCCACACGAATTTAATTTTAGGAGCAACACTAGTTGGGTACGAAACGGCTGAACTCGTACATGTCTTTTTGTCGCTGATGGAAGCTAAAGCAACGTGGCAGATACTTGAACAATCGGTTCACATTCACCCAACTTACGGTGAGGCTTTACCCAGTCTGGCAAGGCTACTTGTTGGAGATGATATGCCAACCTGTCCCAATATGTAA
- a CDS encoding serine/threonine-protein kinase gives MNTIVGQKLSGRYQILKQIGTGGFGVTFLAEDMQRPGNPECVVKQLQPISNNPYVLEQARRLFNKEAEILETLGNHANIPRLLAHFEDNQEFYLVQEYIEGHDLSKELVPGKKLSEAYVLKLLQDILEILIFVHQNGVVHRDIKPSNIIRRQDGKIVLIDFGSVKQIGTQIVSSQEQKPRTVVIGTMGYMPSEQSNGQPNFTSDIYAVGIIGIQALTGSKPEQLPKDASTGEIIWRNQAQVSQELADILDKMVRYYFRERFQSAEEALQSFRALTPTQITPAQPLTVPSTSSPTLPSSPNNYLPKLSLAVIAGIILIFSIFITPITKFISSKTETFLTYENSSEKLKIKYPQSWNRQDINNRITGELVTFISPKQNDADDFQEKLTITTEDFPGTLQEFTQTSIKDINNHLVEAKVINTSEQVVANKQGQELIYLNKDGKNSLKNLQLFTLKNGKAYIITYTAKTDNYDDFVEVAKKMIQSFEIP, from the coding sequence ATGAACACCATTGTGGGTCAAAAGCTGAGTGGACGCTACCAAATTCTCAAACAAATTGGCACAGGGGGATTTGGTGTTACTTTCTTAGCCGAAGATATGCAGCGTCCAGGAAATCCTGAGTGTGTTGTTAAACAGTTGCAACCAATATCTAATAACCCCTATGTTTTAGAACAAGCTAGACGTTTGTTTAACAAAGAAGCAGAGATTCTCGAAACATTAGGAAATCATGCCAACATCCCTCGTCTTTTAGCTCATTTTGAAGACAATCAAGAATTTTATCTAGTTCAAGAATACATTGAAGGTCACGACTTAAGCAAAGAACTAGTCCCAGGTAAAAAGCTGAGTGAAGCTTATGTTTTGAAACTTTTACAAGATATTCTAGAAATTTTGATATTCGTTCATCAAAATGGTGTAGTTCATCGTGATATCAAACCATCAAATATCATACGCAGGCAAGATGGCAAAATTGTGTTGATTGACTTTGGTTCAGTCAAACAAATTGGCACTCAAATAGTTAGTTCCCAGGAGCAAAAACCTAGAACTGTTGTAATTGGTACAATGGGCTATATGCCTAGCGAACAATCTAATGGTCAACCAAATTTTACCAGCGATATTTATGCAGTGGGAATAATTGGTATTCAAGCTCTGACGGGAAGCAAACCAGAGCAATTACCAAAAGATGCTAGTACAGGTGAAATTATTTGGCGAAATCAAGCACAGGTAAGCCAAGAACTAGCAGATATTTTAGACAAAATGGTGCGTTATTACTTTCGTGAACGCTTCCAGTCAGCCGAAGAAGCTTTACAATCTTTCCGGGCGTTAACACCTACTCAAATAACACCTGCACAGCCTTTAACTGTGCCTTCAACATCTTCTCCTACATTGCCATCGTCGCCCAATAATTATCTACCCAAGTTAAGTTTAGCTGTAATTGCAGGCATAATTTTGATTTTCTCTATATTTATAACTCCTATCACAAAATTTATCTCTTCAAAAACAGAAACATTCTTAACCTATGAAAATAGCAGTGAGAAGCTGAAGATCAAATATCCCCAAAGCTGGAATAGACAAGATATAAATAATCGCATTACAGGAGAACTGGTAACATTCATTTCTCCTAAACAGAATGATGCCGATGATTTTCAAGAAAAATTAACTATTACTACTGAAGATTTTCCTGGAACATTACAGGAATTTACTCAAACCTCTATTAAGGATATCAATAATCATCTTGTAGAGGCAAAGGTGATCAATACAAGTGAACAAGTAGTGGCAAATAAACAAGGGCAAGAATTAATCTACCTTAATAAAGATGGAAAAAATAGTTTAAAGAACTTACAATTATTTACTTTAAAAAATGGCAAAGCTTACATAATTACTTATACAGCTAAAACAGATAATTATGATGATTTTGTAGAAGTTGCGAAAAAAATGATTCAGTCATTTGAAATTCCATAA
- a CDS encoding polyribonucleotide nucleotidyltransferase: MAEFEKSISFDGRDIRLKVGLLAPQAGGSVLIESGDTTVLVTATRSQAREGIDFLPLTVDYEERLYAAGRIPGGIMRREGRPPEKAILTSRLIDRPLRPLFPSWLRDDLQVIAFTMSMDEQVPPDVLAVTGASIATLIAQIPFNGPMAAVRVGLVGDDFIINPTYAEIEAGELDLIVAGSPDGVIMVEAGANQLPERDIIEAIDFGYEAVRDLIKAQQDLVAELGLEIVQEARPEVDQTLENYIRDRASDEIKKILAQFELTKPERDAALDVVKDNIATAIAELPDEDPIKVAATADGKALSNTFKDITKYFMRRQIVEDNVRVDGRKLDEVRPVSCQVGVLPKRVHGSGLFNRGLTQVLSACTLGTPGDAQNLNDDLQTDQSKRYLHHYNFPPFSVGETKPLRAPGRREVGHGALAERAILPVLPPKEQFPYVIRVVSEVLSSNGSTSMGSVCGSTLALMDAGVPIIKPVSGAAMGLIKEGDEVRVLTDIQGIEDFLGDMDFKVAGTDAGITALQMDMKISGLPIEVIAQAINQAKSARLHILDKMLQTIDTPRTETSPYAPRLLTIKIDPDMIGLVIGPGGKTIKGITEETGAKIDIEDDGTVTISAVDENKAKRARNIVQGMTRKLNEGDVYAGRVTRIIPIGAFVEFLPGKEGMIHISQLADYRVGKVEDEVAVGDEVIVKVREIDNKGRINLTRLGIHPDQAAAAREAAAVNR, translated from the coding sequence ATGGCAGAATTTGAGAAGTCAATATCCTTCGATGGAAGGGATATTCGACTGAAAGTAGGCCTACTAGCACCCCAAGCGGGTGGGTCGGTTTTGATTGAATCGGGGGATACAACTGTTCTAGTGACAGCTACGCGATCGCAAGCCAGAGAAGGCATTGATTTTCTTCCCCTGACAGTAGATTACGAAGAAAGATTGTATGCGGCGGGAAGAATCCCTGGTGGGATTATGCGCCGAGAAGGTCGTCCGCCAGAAAAAGCCATTCTCACCAGTCGTTTGATAGATCGTCCTCTGCGTCCCTTGTTTCCTTCATGGTTGCGGGATGACTTACAAGTCATCGCTTTTACAATGTCGATGGATGAACAAGTACCACCGGACGTATTAGCAGTAACAGGCGCTTCCATTGCCACTTTAATAGCACAAATCCCCTTTAACGGGCCAATGGCAGCCGTGAGGGTTGGTTTAGTAGGTGATGACTTCATTATTAACCCCACCTATGCGGAAATCGAAGCTGGGGAATTGGATCTGATTGTCGCAGGTTCACCTGATGGTGTAATCATGGTGGAAGCTGGGGCAAATCAATTACCAGAGCGAGATATTATTGAGGCAATTGATTTTGGTTATGAAGCTGTGCGCGACTTAATCAAAGCGCAGCAAGACTTAGTAGCCGAACTCGGTCTGGAAATTGTGCAGGAAGCACGACCAGAGGTAGACCAAACTCTGGAAAATTATATCCGCGATCGCGCGAGCGACGAAATTAAGAAAATTCTGGCTCAGTTTGAACTCACCAAACCCGAACGCGATGCCGCGTTGGACGTTGTTAAAGATAATATTGCCACAGCGATCGCCGAACTCCCAGACGAAGACCCAATTAAGGTAGCTGCCACCGCAGACGGCAAAGCCCTGAGCAATACTTTTAAAGACATTACAAAATACTTCATGCGCCGTCAAATCGTTGAAGATAACGTGCGCGTGGATGGTCGTAAACTCGATGAAGTGCGTCCAGTCTCTTGCCAAGTTGGCGTTTTACCCAAGCGCGTCCACGGTAGCGGCTTATTTAACCGGGGATTAACTCAGGTCTTATCCGCTTGTACCTTGGGTACTCCAGGCGATGCCCAAAACCTCAACGATGACCTGCAAACAGACCAATCCAAACGCTACTTACATCACTACAATTTCCCACCCTTCTCCGTTGGCGAAACCAAGCCATTACGCGCTCCTGGTAGACGAGAAGTTGGTCACGGTGCATTAGCAGAGAGAGCCATCTTACCTGTACTGCCACCCAAAGAGCAATTCCCTTATGTGATTCGTGTCGTTTCGGAAGTGCTTTCTTCCAACGGTTCCACCTCAATGGGTTCAGTTTGCGGTTCCACCTTGGCCTTAATGGATGCAGGTGTGCCAATTATTAAACCCGTGAGTGGTGCAGCGATGGGTTTGATTAAAGAAGGTGATGAAGTCCGAGTCTTAACAGACATTCAAGGCATTGAAGACTTCTTGGGTGACATGGACTTTAAAGTTGCAGGAACGGATGCAGGTATTACCGCTTTGCAAATGGACATGAAAATCTCTGGTTTGCCCATAGAGGTGATAGCTCAAGCAATCAATCAAGCCAAGTCTGCTAGGCTGCATATTTTGGACAAAATGCTCCAAACTATCGACACCCCACGCACCGAAACCTCGCCCTATGCACCTCGCTTGTTGACCATCAAGATTGACCCAGACATGATTGGTTTAGTCATTGGGCCTGGTGGTAAGACAATTAAGGGTATCACTGAAGAAACTGGTGCGAAAATTGACATCGAAGATGATGGCACAGTTACCATTTCTGCGGTTGATGAAAACAAGGCGAAGAGAGCCAGGAATATTGTTCAAGGCATGACTCGCAAACTGAACGAAGGCGACGTTTACGCGGGACGTGTGACGCGGATTATACCCATCGGTGCTTTTGTGGAATTTCTTCCAGGGAAGGAAGGGATGATCCACATTTCTCAACTAGCTGATTATCGTGTTGGTAAAGTTGAGGATGAAGTAGCGGTTGGAGATGAAGTTATTGTCAAAGTGCGCGAAATTGACAATAAAGGACGAATTAATCTCACCCGCTTAGGTATACACCCAGACCAAGCAGCTGCGGCGCGGGAAGCTGCGGCGGTGAATCGTTAA
- a CDS encoding GNAT family N-acetyltransferase: MDFPLYKVLKNGTTVELDYIKPQEYEDVRTLLNYVIDEGKTYPQKQQLSQPEFAAYWLSKEAFVVRVSGEDGIHKPQTILGSFYLKPNFPGRCSHICNAGFIVQPGLRGQGIGRFMGESMLLVAAQLGYEAVMFNLVFETNIPSISLWQSLGFDIIGSIPNAAKLKDGQVVKALMMYRKVGEDVGDEEEKTRENNC; this comes from the coding sequence ATGGACTTTCCTCTATATAAAGTGCTAAAAAACGGGACAACTGTAGAACTAGATTATATAAAACCTCAAGAATATGAAGATGTGAGAACACTTTTAAACTATGTAATTGATGAAGGTAAGACTTATCCACAAAAGCAACAATTATCACAGCCAGAATTTGCAGCTTACTGGTTGAGTAAAGAAGCCTTTGTTGTTAGGGTATCTGGTGAGGATGGCATACACAAGCCACAAACCATATTAGGGTCATTTTATCTCAAGCCGAACTTTCCAGGGCGGTGCAGTCATATCTGCAACGCTGGTTTTATTGTACAACCAGGATTGCGGGGTCAGGGCATAGGTAGATTCATGGGAGAATCCATGCTCTTGGTAGCAGCCCAGTTAGGCTACGAAGCAGTTATGTTTAATTTGGTCTTTGAAACTAATATACCTTCAATTAGTCTATGGCAGTCTTTAGGTTTTGATATCATTGGCAGCATTCCCAACGCCGCCAAGTTAAAAGATGGGCAAGTAGTCAAGGCACTGATGATGTATAGGAAAGTGGGGGAAGATGTGGGAGATGAGGAGGAGAAGACAAGGGAGAACAACTGTTGA
- a CDS encoding DEAD/DEAH box helicase, whose product MAILHGSWITKEQDSCLFIWGETWRSPQVDDDLETVAVNPLALSASELSEWLQSQHEAIFNLLPQQIEKRTSKTSSAVKKIDLPISSQVIALPTTISQPKKKEKIVIAPVHSAALESETNSDTYLQPWLVEGFCLSSSAAIKFLTSLPLNITSPENAFLGGDLRFWSQIARWSLDLISRSKFLPIIQRQPNNSVNSRWQVLLDSAADGTRLEKFAAKMPVVCRTYQGVGSGNIYIDFPVQAQELILNFLNGVIDTQLREMVGNQPVLETRLMASLAPAVRQWLQALTGTSNSVSADAVGWERLEAAFKAWTMPLQYQLVSKNQFRTCFELRSPEPGENQWTLAYFLQAADDPEFLVDAATIWQHPVEQLVYRARSIEQPQETFLRGLGLASRLYPAIAPTLDTESPQFCHLNPMQSYEFIKSVAWRFEDSGLGVILPPSLANREGWANRLGLKISAETPNKKQGRLGLQSLLNFQWQLAIGGQTISKAEFDKLVALKSPLVEINGEWVELRPQDIKTAEAFFAARKDQMALSLEDALRLSTGDTQVIEKLPVVSFEASGALEELIGALTNNQAVAPLPKPKDFQGQLRPYQERGAAWLAFLERWGLGACLADDMGLGKTIQFIAFLLHLKEQDVLEKPTLLVCPTSVLGNWEREVKKFAPTLKVLQYHGDKRPKGKTFQEAVKKYDLVITSYSLVHRDVKSLQGVSWQIIVLDEAQNVKNAEAKQSQAVRQLETTFRIALTGTPVENRLQELWSILDFLNPGYLGNKQFFQRRFAMPIEKYGDAASLNQLRALVQPFILRRLKTDREIIQDLPEKQEMTVFCGLSAEQAALYQQTVETSLVEIESAEGLQRRGMILALLIKLKQICNHPAQYLKAATLEKYSSGKLQRLQEMLEEVLAEGNIYSVAGGERVLIFTQFAEWGKLLKPHLEKQFGREIFFLYGSTSKKQREEMIDRFQHDPQGPPIMILSLKAGGVGLNLTRANHVFHFDRWWNPAVENQATDRVFRIGQTRNVQVHKFVCNGTLEEKIHDMIESKKQLAEQVVGAGEDWLTELDTDQLRNLLILDRSAVIDEDTD is encoded by the coding sequence ATGGCAATTTTACACGGTAGTTGGATAACAAAAGAGCAGGATAGTTGTTTATTTATTTGGGGAGAAACTTGGCGATCGCCACAGGTAGATGATGATTTAGAAACGGTAGCAGTTAATCCATTGGCTCTGTCGGCATCAGAGTTAAGTGAGTGGTTGCAGTCTCAACACGAGGCAATTTTTAACTTACTACCGCAACAAATAGAGAAGCGAACTTCAAAAACATCTAGTGCTGTCAAAAAAATAGATTTACCAATATCCTCACAAGTAATTGCTCTGCCAACGACAATTTCTCAACCTAAGAAGAAAGAAAAAATTGTTATTGCCCCTGTACATTCTGCTGCTTTAGAATCTGAGACTAATTCTGACACTTATCTACAACCTTGGCTTGTAGAAGGTTTTTGTCTTTCCTCTAGTGCGGCAATTAAATTTCTCACTTCTTTACCTTTAAATATTACTAGCCCAGAGAATGCTTTTTTAGGTGGAGATTTGCGTTTTTGGTCACAGATTGCCCGTTGGAGTTTAGATTTAATTTCTCGTTCTAAATTTCTGCCTATTATCCAGCGACAGCCAAATAATTCTGTAAATTCTAGATGGCAAGTCCTTTTAGATAGTGCTGCTGATGGAACTCGTTTAGAAAAGTTTGCGGCGAAGATGCCTGTGGTTTGTCGGACTTATCAGGGAGTAGGAAGTGGCAATATATATATAGATTTTCCTGTGCAGGCGCAGGAGTTGATATTGAATTTTCTCAATGGTGTGATTGATACGCAATTACGGGAGATGGTAGGAAATCAGCCTGTGCTAGAAACTCGGTTGATGGCTTCTCTAGCGCCTGCGGTGCGACAGTGGTTGCAAGCTTTAACTGGTACGTCTAATTCAGTTAGTGCGGATGCAGTTGGTTGGGAACGTTTAGAAGCGGCGTTCAAAGCTTGGACTATGCCGCTACAATATCAACTAGTTAGCAAAAATCAATTTCGGACTTGTTTTGAATTACGTTCTCCAGAACCAGGGGAAAACCAATGGACACTGGCATATTTCTTGCAAGCAGCCGATGATCCAGAATTTTTGGTAGATGCGGCGACGATTTGGCAACATCCTGTTGAACAACTAGTTTACCGCGCTCGCTCAATTGAACAACCCCAGGAAACATTTTTGCGGGGTTTGGGGTTAGCTTCTCGATTGTATCCGGCGATCGCACCTACTTTAGATACAGAATCACCCCAATTTTGCCACCTCAACCCCATGCAGTCCTATGAATTTATCAAGTCAGTTGCTTGGCGATTTGAGGATAGCGGTTTAGGGGTAATTTTACCGCCGAGTTTGGCGAACCGTGAAGGCTGGGCAAATCGCTTAGGTTTGAAAATTTCCGCCGAAACACCAAACAAAAAGCAAGGACGTTTGGGTTTGCAGAGTTTGCTGAACTTCCAATGGCAATTAGCGATCGGTGGTCAAACTATTTCTAAAGCAGAATTTGATAAACTGGTGGCATTAAAAAGCCCACTAGTAGAAATTAACGGTGAGTGGGTGGAGTTGCGTCCTCAAGATATCAAGACAGCCGAAGCCTTTTTTGCTGCCCGTAAAGACCAAATGGCTTTATCGTTAGAAGATGCTTTACGTCTTAGCACGGGTGATACTCAAGTCATAGAGAAATTACCAGTAGTCAGTTTTGAAGCCTCTGGCGCATTAGAAGAATTGATAGGGGCGCTGACAAATAATCAAGCCGTTGCACCATTACCCAAGCCGAAAGACTTTCAAGGACAGTTACGTCCTTATCAAGAAAGGGGTGCAGCTTGGTTGGCTTTCTTAGAACGTTGGGGCTTAGGCGCTTGTCTCGCCGACGACATGGGACTGGGTAAAACGATCCAGTTCATTGCTTTCCTGCTGCACCTCAAAGAACAGGATGTTCTAGAAAAACCCACTTTGCTAGTTTGTCCTACTTCTGTTTTAGGTAACTGGGAAAGGGAAGTCAAAAAATTTGCACCAACGCTTAAAGTTCTGCAATATCACGGTGATAAACGTCCCAAAGGTAAAACCTTTCAAGAAGCAGTTAAAAAATATGATTTAGTTATTACCAGTTACTCATTAGTGCATAGAGATGTTAAATCATTACAGGGTGTTTCTTGGCAGATAATTGTTTTAGATGAAGCCCAAAATGTGAAGAATGCTGAAGCCAAACAGTCACAGGCAGTAAGACAATTAGAGACAACATTTAGAATTGCTCTAACGGGTACGCCTGTAGAAAATAGATTACAAGAACTTTGGTCAATTCTAGACTTCCTCAATCCTGGTTATTTAGGTAATAAGCAATTCTTCCAAAGACGCTTCGCCATGCCAATAGAAAAGTATGGTGATGCAGCATCTTTAAATCAATTGCGTGCTTTGGTGCAACCATTTATTCTACGTCGTTTGAAAACAGATAGAGAAATTATTCAAGACTTGCCAGAGAAGCAAGAAATGACAGTATTTTGTGGTTTGAGCGCGGAACAAGCTGCACTTTATCAGCAAACAGTAGAAACATCCTTAGTAGAAATTGAATCAGCAGAAGGATTGCAACGTCGAGGGATGATTTTAGCTTTATTAATTAAACTCAAACAAATTTGTAATCATCCAGCACAATACTTAAAAGCAGCAACTTTGGAAAAATACAGTTCAGGCAAACTACAACGTTTACAAGAAATGTTGGAGGAGGTATTAGCAGAAGGTAATATTTATAGTGTCGCTGGTGGAGAACGCGTTTTAATTTTTACTCAATTTGCAGAGTGGGGTAAGTTACTCAAACCCCATTTAGAAAAACAATTTGGACGAGAAATATTCTTCTTATATGGTAGTACTAGTAAAAAACAACGTGAAGAAATGATTGACCGTTTTCAACACGACCCCCAAGGCCCACCGATTATGATTCTTTCTCTCAAAGCTGGTGGTGTAGGTTTAAATTTAACTAGGGCAAATCATGTATTTCACTTTGATAGATGGTGGAATCCAGCCGTAGAAAATCAAGCCACAGACCGCGTATTTCGGATTGGACAAACGCGGAATGTGCAGGTGCATAAGTTTGTTTGCAATGGCACTTTAGAAGAGAAAATTCACGACATGATTGAGAGTAAAAAACAATTAGCTGAACAAGTTGTTGGTGCGGGTGAGGATTGGTTAACTGAACTTGATACAGACCAACTGCGTAATTTACTGATACTCGATCGCAGTGCTGTAATTGATGAAGATACAGATTAA